A genomic window from Pyricularia oryzae 70-15 chromosome 7, whole genome shotgun sequence includes:
- a CDS encoding proline-specific permease, whose protein sequence is MGEENGTRGRYSGDVESKAVDNGQALDIDIGQARTLSADGTPNLLAKHNQLERGLKSRHIQFIALGGAIGTGLFVGSGRILQLVGPAPLFMGYLSMMVLVWNIMNILGEMSTFLPLKGISIPYFVERFVEPSLAFATGWNYWYAYAMLVGAEAVAGAILLDYWNTPVPTAVWITIILIVTLALNIFAVGIFGEAEFWFASIKFISIMGLILTSLVIMLGGAPNNDRIGFKYWYDPGAIKPYLVEGDAGNFLAYWAAFIRAGFAFITSPELIALAAGETMAPRRNIPKAASRFIWRLAIFYGLGSLMVGVIVPSNDDRLLSPKSNATSSPWVIGIQRAGIVGLNHVVNAAILTSAWSAGNAFLYSGSRVMYSLALNGQAPAIFKRTSKNGVPYAAVLATWSVGLLSYLNVSNSSAKVFDWFQAICTISGYIAWIVVTITYIRFYAALKFRGLLHTLPYKTKFQPYATYFTLFMLILLTLTSGFDIFPTSKWNVESFVAAYVTLPIFLVLYLGHKIWHRTPLARKVEDIDVTSGVKEMEALAANDEEPVPKNLLQKIWFWIA, encoded by the exons ATGGGTGAAGAAAACGGCACGCGGGGTCGCTATTCTGGCGACGTCGAGTCCAAGGCTGTCGATAATGGGCAGGCGCTGGACATCGACATTGGCCAGGCGAGGACGCTTTCCGCAGATGGCACACCAAACCTGCTCGCGAAACACAACCAACTCGAGCGAGGGCTGAAGAGCAGACACATTCAGTTCATAGCACTGGGTGGAGc AATCGGAACCGGCTTGTTCGTTGGAAGTGGAAGAATTCTCCAGCTTGTCGGCCCCGCGCCGCTCTTTATGGGCTATTTGTCCATGATGGTCTTGGTTTGG AATATTATGAACATTTTGGGAGAAATGTCTACCTTTCTTCCTCTGAAAGGAATTTCGATACCATACTTTGTCGAGCGCTTCGTTGAGCCTTCGCTGGCCTTTGCGACTGGTTGGAATTACTGGT ATGCGTACGCTATGCTTGTGGGCGCCGAGGCCGTGGCAGGCGCGATCCTCCTCGATTACTGGAATACTCCCGTTCCTACGGCAGTCTGGATTACAATAATTCTCATCGTCACGCTGGCACTAAACATCTTTGCCGTGGGAATCTTTGGCGAAGCT GAGTTTTGGTTTGCCAGTATCAAGTTCATCAGCATCATGGGCTTGATTCTTACTTCGCTCGTCATCATGCTCGGTGGCGCACCCAACAACGACCGGATAGGCTTCAAATACTGGTACGACCCCGGCGCCATCAAGCCTTATCTCGTTGAAGGAGACGCCGGCAACTTCCTCGCCTACTGGGCAGCCTTTATTCGCGCCGGTTTCGCCTTCATCACCTCGCCCGAGCTGATCGCCCTTGCTGCCGGCGAGACCATGGCGCCCCGTCGGAACATCCCCAAGGCGGCTAGCCGTTTCATCTGGCGTCTCGCCATCTTCTACGGCCTCGGATCGCTGATGGTCGGTGTCATCGTCCCGAGCAACGACGACCGCCTGCTCAGCCCCAAGTCGAACGCCACCTCTTCCCCGTGGGTCATTGGAATCCAGCGTGCGGGCATCGTGGGTCTCAACCACGTAGTCAACGCTGCCATCCTTACCAGCGCTTGGTCGGCTGGAAATGCCTTCCTGTACTCGGGCTCGCGAGTGATGTACAGCTTGGCATTGAACGGACAGGCCCCGGCCATCTTCAAGAGGACCAGCAAGAACGGCGTGCCCTACGCTGCCGTGCTGGCTACTTGGTCCGTTGGACTATTGTCATACTTGAATGTATCGAACAGCTCCGCAAAGGTGTTTGATTGGTTCCAGGCT ATTTGCACCATTTCCGGTTACATCGCCTGGATCGTGGTTACGATAACCTACATTCGATTCTACGCGGCTCTGAAGTTCAGGGGCCTGCTCCACACTTTGCCGTACAAGACAAAGTTCCAACCTTACGCGACATACTTTACCCTTTTCATGCTCATCCTCCTGACCCTCACCAGCGGTTTCGACATCTTCCCAACCTCAAAGTGGAACGTCGAGAGCTTTGTCGCAGCCTATGTCACACTCCCAATCTTTTTGGTCCTGTACCTCGGGCACAAGATTTGGCACCGGACTCCGTTGGCTCGCAAGGTCGAAGACATTGATGTTACGAGTGGAGTCAAGGAGATGGAGGCGCTGGCTGCAAACGACGAGGAGCCCGTGCCCAAGAACTTGCTGCAAAAGATTTGGTTCTGGATTGCATAA